Proteins encoded in a region of the Myxococcales bacterium genome:
- a CDS encoding patatin-like phospholipase family protein, with the protein MVTHARARVGIVLSGGGSRGAYEAGIVQYLRTDLAQRLGRHVPIDIVTGTSVGAINAAFLASTMDDPVGQCRRLIDAWRALRIEELIGLGARDLWRATKQLVGREPPPPKPGSFRYGGLLDTSGLERFVVKHIPWAGIDRNLRSGVLHAMSVSATHVGSGHTVVFVSSAGPVPTGWSKDPFVRHQAARIGPRHVLASAAIPLLFPSVKIGDAFYTDGGLRQNTPMSPAIRLGADRMLMVSLRHIEAAPAPAPGPLPAGYPQPLFLLGKALNALMLDHTEYDLDRMKRINAILAAGTAAFGPDFVEVMNRELIRLRGAPLRSIEAMHIRPSTDIGMMASTFVHSGKLLVSSPVTRRLIERLADRESGSENDLLSYLLFDGNWASELIELGHKDAAAQEDELVRFFTEPAAPAA; encoded by the coding sequence GTGGTCACTCACGCGCGCGCGCGGGTCGGGATCGTGCTGTCCGGGGGCGGCTCGCGCGGCGCCTACGAGGCCGGCATCGTCCAGTACCTCCGCACCGACCTGGCCCAGCGCCTGGGCCGCCACGTCCCGATCGACATCGTCACCGGCACCAGCGTCGGCGCGATCAACGCCGCGTTCCTGGCCTCGACGATGGACGACCCGGTCGGCCAGTGCCGCCGGCTGATCGACGCGTGGCGCGCGCTGCGCATCGAGGAGCTGATCGGCCTGGGCGCGCGCGATCTGTGGCGCGCGACCAAGCAGCTGGTCGGCCGCGAGCCCCCGCCGCCGAAGCCCGGCAGCTTCCGCTACGGCGGGCTGCTCGACACCAGCGGGCTCGAGCGGTTCGTCGTCAAGCACATCCCGTGGGCCGGCATCGACCGCAACCTGCGCTCGGGTGTCCTGCACGCGATGTCGGTGTCGGCGACCCACGTCGGCAGCGGCCACACCGTCGTGTTCGTGTCGTCGGCGGGGCCGGTGCCGACCGGCTGGAGCAAGGACCCGTTCGTCCGCCACCAGGCCGCGCGCATCGGCCCGCGCCACGTGCTGGCGTCGGCGGCGATCCCGCTGCTGTTCCCCTCGGTGAAGATCGGCGACGCGTTCTACACCGACGGCGGCCTGCGCCAGAACACGCCGATGTCGCCGGCGATCCGCCTGGGCGCCGACCGGATGTTGATGGTGTCGCTGCGGCACATCGAGGCCGCGCCCGCGCCCGCGCCCGGCCCGCTGCCCGCCGGCTACCCGCAGCCGCTGTTCCTGCTCGGCAAGGCGCTCAACGCGCTGATGCTCGACCACACCGAGTACGACCTCGACCGGATGAAGCGGATCAACGCGATCCTGGCCGCCGGCACCGCGGCGTTCGGGCCCGACTTCGTCGAGGTGATGAACCGCGAGCTGATCCGCCTGCGGGGCGCGCCGCTCCGGTCGATCGAGGCCATGCACATCCGCCCGTCGACCGACATCGGCATGATGGCGTCGACGTTCGTGCACAGCGGCAAGCTGCTGGTGTCGAGCCCGGTCACGCGCCGGCTGATCGAGCGCCTGGCCGATCGCGAGAGCGGCAGCGAGAACGACCTGCTGTCGTACCTGCTGTTCGACGGCAACTGGGCCAGCGAGCTGATCGAGCTGGGCCACAAGGACGCCGCCGCGCAGGAGGACGAGCTCGTGCGGTTCTTCACCGAGCCGGCGGCGCCGGCGGCGTGA
- a CDS encoding VWA domain-containing protein, which produces MALRALALLSLILVPTVARADLADARETACAVDVRLAGPIATVTETHDLTGAEAAPAEAVYRFELPTGAAIVDARVAVGAGPGAGAVAVSAEALATATPDAERLGLAPDRGLVRWLASSAEADVFEARVFPVTAAARARLTLTWSVAASYRHGRLQVIVPARGDDPALARCAVTVHAKAQAGVRRFASAFVNGVKVAPAGGRTQVANARALAIEVEPEWRSAAPVVAMRSQPIGAARALTSVAVYLPPRRALATFAPPRLLLVIDTTRSMGAEGRAAASALADALIAAAPAATPVEAIVFDRASRRALGAWIPARDARRRVREALAATAVGGGTDLADALNLAAATVGDEPARVVVITDAILSTRVTAADLLGAATMPARTATLDVLVPVVPGAPLPDRAVLAPLAAAFHGKVIALRTTEIAARAAALPRQLADDLPIRDLAVLVDDAPVTVALPDELAPGDGVVVHVSHAGAPARSVRLVGQRGPATITATATALPATLDALAAAAAGRGAVSRDTAALDPADLLTLARRTRAVTPGSALAMIDVGAPGGGARFELARTTGAFTRTPPPGAAALDAAEREPAAADAATAADDNLPDTTYKYLIKYQLWPAVRACYVDALRGHARFEGTLEVTLEIARGEVHDARFGGTTLPSTFVACVAAASYAIEVPTYGLAGLAESIAIVTKPIYLRAPEDEPEPQLDEHLGFSADEPAAPPLE; this is translated from the coding sequence ATGGCCCTGCGTGCGCTGGCGCTCCTGTCCCTGATCCTCGTCCCGACCGTCGCGCGCGCCGACCTCGCGGACGCGCGCGAGACCGCGTGCGCCGTCGACGTCCGGCTGGCAGGGCCGATCGCGACCGTCACCGAGACCCACGACCTGACCGGGGCCGAGGCGGCGCCGGCCGAGGCGGTCTACCGGTTCGAGCTGCCGACCGGCGCGGCGATCGTCGACGCCCGGGTCGCCGTCGGCGCCGGTCCGGGCGCGGGCGCCGTCGCGGTGTCGGCCGAGGCCCTCGCGACGGCCACCCCTGACGCCGAGCGGCTGGGGTTGGCGCCCGACCGCGGCCTGGTGCGCTGGCTGGCGTCGAGCGCCGAGGCGGACGTCTTCGAGGCCCGGGTGTTCCCGGTCACCGCCGCCGCGCGCGCTCGGCTGACGCTGACGTGGAGCGTGGCCGCCAGCTACCGCCACGGTCGGCTGCAGGTGATCGTGCCGGCCCGCGGCGACGATCCGGCCCTGGCGCGCTGCGCGGTCACCGTCCACGCCAAGGCCCAGGCCGGCGTGCGGCGGTTCGCGAGCGCCTTCGTCAACGGCGTCAAGGTGGCGCCGGCCGGGGGGCGGACCCAGGTCGCCAACGCGCGGGCGCTCGCGATCGAGGTCGAGCCCGAGTGGAGGAGCGCCGCGCCGGTGGTGGCGATGCGGTCCCAGCCGATCGGCGCGGCCCGGGCGCTGACCTCGGTCGCGGTCTACCTGCCGCCGCGGCGGGCGCTGGCGACGTTCGCGCCGCCGCGCTTGCTGCTGGTGATCGATACGACCCGGAGCATGGGCGCCGAGGGCCGGGCCGCGGCCAGCGCCCTGGCCGACGCGCTGATCGCCGCGGCGCCGGCGGCGACGCCGGTCGAGGCCATCGTGTTCGACCGCGCCAGCCGGCGCGCGCTGGGCGCGTGGATCCCCGCGCGCGACGCCCGGCGGCGCGTGCGCGAGGCGCTGGCCGCCACGGCCGTCGGCGGCGGCACCGACCTGGCCGACGCGCTCAACCTGGCGGCGGCGACCGTCGGCGACGAGCCGGCCCGGGTCGTGGTCATCACCGACGCGATCCTGTCGACGCGCGTGACCGCGGCCGATCTGCTCGGCGCCGCGACGATGCCCGCCCGCACCGCGACGCTGGACGTGCTGGTGCCGGTGGTGCCGGGCGCGCCGCTGCCCGATCGGGCGGTGCTGGCGCCGCTCGCGGCCGCGTTCCACGGCAAGGTCATCGCCCTGCGCACGACCGAGATCGCCGCGCGCGCGGCGGCGCTGCCGCGCCAGCTCGCCGACGATCTGCCGATCCGCGACCTCGCGGTGCTGGTCGACGACGCGCCGGTCACGGTCGCGCTGCCCGACGAGCTGGCGCCGGGCGACGGCGTCGTGGTCCACGTCAGCCACGCCGGCGCGCCGGCCCGGTCGGTGCGGCTGGTCGGGCAGCGCGGCCCGGCGACGATCACCGCGACCGCGACCGCGTTGCCGGCCACGCTCGACGCCCTGGCCGCGGCCGCCGCCGGGCGCGGCGCGGTCAGCCGCGACACCGCCGCGCTCGATCCGGCCGACCTGTTGACCTTGGCCCGGCGGACCCGGGCCGTGACGCCCGGCAGCGCGCTGGCGATGATCGACGTCGGCGCGCCCGGCGGCGGTGCACGGTTCGAGCTGGCCCGCACCACCGGCGCGTTCACGCGCACGCCGCCCCCGGGGGCCGCCGCACTCGACGCCGCGGAGCGCGAGCCCGCGGCGGCCGACGCCGCGACCGCGGCCGACGACAACCTGCCCGACACGACCTACAAGTACCTGATCAAGTACCAGCTCTGGCCGGCGGTGCGCGCGTGCTACGTCGACGCGCTGCGCGGCCACGCCCGGTTCGAGGGCACGCTCGAGGTCACGCTCGAGATCGCGCGCGGCGAGGTCCACGACGCGCGCTTCGGCGGCACGACCCTGCCGTCGACGTTCGTGGCCTGCGTCGCCGCGGCCAGCTACGCCATCGAGGTGCCGACCTACGGCCTGGCGGGCCTGGCCGAGAGCATCGCGATCGTCACGAAGCCGATCTACCTGCGGGCGCCCGAGGACGAGCCCGAGCCGCAGCTCGACGAGCACCTGGGGTTCTCGGCCGACGAGCCCGCGGCGCCGCCGCTCGAGTGA
- a CDS encoding VCBS repeat-containing protein, whose protein sequence is MIDRRWSRAIALSAVLLAACGGRNSPGGGDPDAGPGLDAVAGDGGVDADLCTGGTLCGSPATCCGAGNECVDDRCLTACTSGVHCGADLTTCCAAGEVCLAAACVAPGAACGDSYDCGPGQFCEPTLGQCLPQPDPLTCELVPQFADLMVTQEWAFTTDQIISIPVVANLDGVGAPEVVVNLTQQDGAGFPGGRIAILDGRTGAVLVPGIPHNPPVSYGAHGRSTIAVGDVSGDALPDVIYASRVDATFKSLIVAIDRTGAVLWTSHDPGGAPHRFTIENAAVTLANFDGDAMAEIVIGGALLDHDGTVLWDQGGNGAGPTLGTNNTYTGGIAAVADLDGDGRPEIITGKQAWKVQWNAGPPATATVTPYWTYSGPDGYPAVADLDGDGHPEVVLAASAQVHVLDGRTGVLWCGRDPSGVACLIPALRTQPFDIPGGATQNRGGPPTIADFDGDGRPELGVAGGYSYSLYDLARPGEDLTGVTPTPAAGAIFTRWSQATHDLSSNASGSSVFDFQGDGSAEVVYNDECYMRVYSGTDGRVQLTIPNTTGTIHEYPLVVDVDGDGNSEIMVVANDANAATDCPGVTPRRGLYVYGDARDQWVPTRRVWTQHAYHVTNATSVGNVPLVEDPNWATPGLNNYRQNVQGDGVFNAPDLAVDLSIGLDQCEGGSIVLRARVTNLGALGVRPGVDVTFYRGTSAAGTVVGAATTTVPLLPGQSTILTVTVADPATPTAYFVSVDTPPGTVAECDETNNDDGATDVQCPRVD, encoded by the coding sequence ATGATCGATCGACGCTGGTCCAGGGCGATCGCCTTGTCCGCCGTGCTCCTCGCCGCGTGCGGCGGCCGCAACAGCCCCGGGGGCGGCGATCCCGACGCGGGCCCCGGCCTCGACGCGGTCGCCGGCGACGGCGGGGTCGACGCCGATCTGTGCACCGGCGGCACGCTGTGCGGCTCGCCCGCGACCTGCTGCGGCGCCGGCAACGAGTGCGTCGACGACCGCTGCCTGACCGCGTGCACCAGCGGCGTCCACTGCGGCGCCGACCTGACCACGTGCTGTGCCGCGGGCGAGGTCTGCCTCGCGGCCGCGTGCGTGGCGCCCGGCGCCGCCTGCGGCGACTCGTACGACTGCGGGCCCGGCCAGTTCTGCGAGCCGACCCTGGGCCAGTGCCTGCCGCAGCCCGACCCGCTGACCTGCGAGCTGGTGCCGCAGTTCGCCGACCTGATGGTCACGCAGGAGTGGGCGTTCACGACCGACCAGATCATCTCGATCCCGGTGGTCGCCAACCTCGACGGCGTCGGCGCGCCCGAGGTGGTCGTCAACCTGACCCAGCAGGACGGCGCCGGGTTCCCGGGCGGGCGCATCGCCATCCTCGACGGGCGCACCGGCGCGGTCCTGGTGCCCGGCATCCCGCACAACCCGCCGGTGAGCTACGGCGCCCACGGCCGCTCGACGATCGCGGTCGGCGACGTGTCCGGCGACGCGCTGCCCGACGTGATCTACGCGTCGCGGGTCGACGCGACGTTCAAGAGCCTGATCGTCGCGATCGATCGCACCGGCGCCGTCCTGTGGACCTCGCACGATCCCGGCGGCGCGCCCCACCGCTTCACGATCGAGAACGCCGCGGTCACGCTGGCCAACTTCGACGGCGACGCGATGGCCGAGATCGTGATCGGCGGCGCGCTGCTCGATCACGACGGCACGGTCCTGTGGGACCAGGGCGGCAACGGCGCCGGGCCCACGCTCGGCACCAACAACACGTACACCGGCGGCATCGCCGCGGTCGCCGATCTCGACGGCGACGGCCGCCCCGAGATCATCACCGGCAAGCAGGCGTGGAAGGTCCAGTGGAACGCCGGCCCGCCGGCCACCGCCACCGTGACCCCGTACTGGACGTACAGCGGCCCCGACGGCTACCCGGCGGTGGCCGACCTCGACGGCGACGGCCACCCCGAGGTCGTGCTCGCCGCCTCCGCCCAGGTCCACGTCCTCGACGGACGGACCGGCGTGCTGTGGTGCGGGCGCGATCCGTCGGGCGTCGCGTGCCTGATCCCGGCCCTGCGCACCCAGCCGTTCGACATCCCCGGGGGCGCCACCCAGAACCGCGGCGGCCCGCCGACGATCGCTGACTTCGACGGTGACGGCCGCCCCGAGCTCGGCGTGGCCGGCGGGTACAGCTACTCGCTCTACGATCTGGCGCGCCCGGGCGAGGATCTGACCGGCGTCACCCCGACGCCCGCCGCCGGCGCGATCTTCACGCGCTGGTCGCAGGCGACCCACGATCTGTCGTCGAACGCCAGCGGCTCGTCGGTGTTCGACTTCCAGGGCGACGGCTCGGCCGAGGTCGTCTACAACGACGAGTGCTACATGCGCGTGTACTCGGGCACCGACGGCCGGGTCCAGCTCACGATCCCCAACACCACCGGCACGATCCACGAGTACCCGCTGGTGGTCGACGTCGACGGCGACGGCAACTCCGAGATCATGGTCGTCGCCAACGACGCCAACGCCGCCACCGACTGCCCCGGGGTCACCCCGCGCCGCGGCCTGTACGTCTACGGCGACGCCCGCGATCAGTGGGTGCCGACCCGGCGGGTCTGGACCCAGCACGCCTACCACGTCACCAACGCCACCTCGGTCGGCAACGTGCCGCTGGTCGAGGACCCCAACTGGGCGACGCCCGGGCTCAACAACTACCGCCAGAACGTCCAGGGCGACGGCGTGTTCAACGCGCCCGACCTCGCGGTCGACCTGTCGATCGGGCTCGATCAGTGCGAGGGCGGCTCGATCGTGCTGCGCGCGCGCGTCACCAACCTCGGCGCGCTGGGCGTGCGCCCGGGCGTCGACGTGACCTTCTACCGCGGCACCTCGGCCGCCGGCACCGTGGTCGGCGCCGCCACCACGACCGTGCCGCTCTTGCCGGGCCAGTCCACGATCCTGACGGTCACCGTCGCCGACCCGGCGACGCCGACCGCGTACTTCGTCAGCGTCGACACGCCGCCGGGCACGGTCGCCGAGTGCGACGAGACCAACAACGACGACGGCGCCACCGACGTGCAGTGCCCGCGGGTCGACTGA
- a CDS encoding 2OG-Fe dioxygenase family protein, with the protein MQLDLDRDLDDAQARARLTEQGFATLTAPALAALADTTALPDLARYWDDLPPDPHLRDGGHYRARRHGCAIVHLAGGVTRIEPVLHRAHWQSTTYNALHGGLERWFEPLAPALVHEVAWRELIGHLAHTFAAVRRPVGDRFFLEAHPFRIDTDGGVGRPTPEGAHRDGVDFVAVILVARHAIRGGETRVFEAAGPVGLRFTLLQPWSAVLLDDTRVIHESTPIVPIGPARGHRDTLVLTYRSGGFQAP; encoded by the coding sequence GTGCAGCTCGACCTCGATCGCGACCTCGATGACGCGCAGGCGCGCGCGCGCCTGACCGAGCAGGGGTTCGCGACCCTGACGGCGCCGGCGCTGGCGGCGCTGGCCGACACGACCGCGCTGCCCGACCTCGCCCGCTACTGGGACGATCTGCCGCCGGACCCGCACCTGCGCGACGGCGGCCACTACCGCGCGCGCCGCCACGGCTGCGCGATCGTCCACCTCGCCGGCGGCGTCACCCGGATCGAGCCGGTGCTGCACCGCGCGCACTGGCAGTCGACCACGTACAACGCGCTCCACGGCGGCCTCGAGCGATGGTTCGAGCCGCTGGCGCCGGCGCTGGTCCACGAGGTCGCCTGGCGCGAGCTGATCGGGCACCTCGCGCACACGTTCGCGGCGGTCCGGCGACCGGTCGGCGATCGGTTCTTCCTCGAGGCGCACCCGTTCCGGATCGACACCGACGGCGGCGTCGGCCGGCCCACGCCCGAGGGCGCGCACCGCGACGGCGTCGACTTCGTCGCGGTGATCCTGGTCGCGCGCCACGCGATCCGCGGCGGCGAGACCCGGGTGTTCGAGGCCGCCGGCCCGGTCGGGCTGCGCTTCACGCTGCTCCAGCCGTGGAGCGCGGTGCTCCTCGACGACACCCGCGTCATCCACGAGTCCACGCCGATCGTGCCGATCGGCCCGGCGCGCGGTCATCGCGACACGCTCGTGCTGACCTACCGCAGCGGCGGCTTCCAGGCGCCGTGA
- a CDS encoding DNA-3-methyladenine glycosylase 2 family protein, whose amino-acid sequence MRSAEPRFAPLIERHGAPTLSPTRDPFATLGSAIIHQQLAGAAAKTIQGRFLGLYPRTAFPRPAALLATPLERLRAVGLSQAKARALLDLAAHFADRRITAPTLMASDDDEVARRLLPVRGIGPWSVDMFLMFGLCRPDVWPVGDLGVRLGLRQFLRLRTTPAGPRLVKLAGPWRPFRSLAAWYMWRAVEDARASAR is encoded by the coding sequence CTGCGCTCCGCCGAACCTCGGTTCGCGCCGCTGATCGAGCGCCACGGCGCGCCGACCTTGTCGCCGACCCGCGATCCGTTCGCGACCCTGGGCAGCGCGATCATCCACCAGCAGCTCGCCGGCGCCGCGGCCAAGACGATCCAGGGCCGCTTCCTGGGGCTGTACCCGCGCACGGCGTTCCCGCGGCCGGCGGCGCTGCTGGCCACGCCGCTCGAGCGCCTGCGCGCCGTCGGGCTGTCGCAGGCCAAGGCCCGCGCGCTGCTCGACCTGGCCGCGCACTTCGCCGACCGCCGGATCACCGCGCCGACGCTCATGGCCAGCGACGACGACGAGGTCGCGCGGCGCCTCCTGCCGGTCCGCGGCATCGGCCCGTGGTCGGTCGACATGTTCCTGATGTTCGGGCTGTGCCGCCCCGACGTGTGGCCGGTCGGCGACCTGGGCGTGCGCCTCGGTCTACGCCAGTTCCTGCGGCTGCGGACGACGCCGGCGGGACCGCGGCTCGTCAAGCTGGCGGGCCCGTGGCGGCCGTTCCGCTCGCTGGCCGCCTGGTACATGTGGCGCGCGGTCGAGGACGCGCGCGCGTCGGCGCGGTGA